A window of Watersipora subatra chromosome 10, tzWatSuba1.1, whole genome shotgun sequence genomic DNA:
atagtaaatatctaatgtaGCTATGCTTACTATACATATAGACCCTGTCATTTTGTGTGTGCACGCAGTTACTCTCAAATGTGCTTTTATCAGTTTGTTAGCTGCTATCAATTCACTTCAATCTGATTCAGTTTGAACACATTATGCGCTGCATGTTTACCAATTGCATCTTGCAAATGAAGTTTGTAGAATAGCCCATCCCACTTCTACAAAATAGCATTTCTGTACTTATATTGTAATCacgttgaaaatatttttgttgattttttggAAGTCACCTTCGCTATCCTAATAAGATTCTAGCACACTGGAGGGTAACCACAGTACCTAATGTTATCACACTCAAGCAAGATATTTTTTTCTTGTGACGATTACTCTAGTTTTATTTGTAGAAAGCAATGCAACAGCAGAATCCATGACACCGTCATTGATATTAACACAATCACTAAATCCTCCATCCGCAAGAGATGAAGagtaagtataatataaaacaatattataattGAATTTAGGATGCTTGACTTACTAAATCTACACTCCGCAGTTTTGTACTCATATGACGTCAAAATTGTAAAAGCTGATTCCTATGCAGACCACATCTTGATATCAAGTcatttgttaaaacattttttataaaattcgaCATGTATATGCTATGAGACAAGATCAtctaatttatattttacttgctATCACAAAGTTTGTTGTCTTTCAATTATCCTACCGTATAATTTTAGTCCATGTTGACCATAATGACAATTTATTACAGATCCTTAAGACAGCATACGTCATTATCACTAGCCAACAAAACACAGAATGACCACTTGAATTTAATAGATAGCAACCAGTCACAGCCACATCCTCGATCAGAGAGAAAAAGGTGAGATTGAGAAGTTAATGAACTAAAACATTctgcaatgtttttttatttttagaattgATTAATAACTTTGGGTTATCATCTTGATGCTTACTAAAATTCACATGATCAATTTATTCAAAATTGAGTACTATTTGAACTAAAAAGGAAATTATGTATGATGTGCAGgcaataatataatagtttGCAGAAAAATTAAATCATAATGATGactcatttacatgtatttcatggTAGAGCAAGTGCCAGATGGTAACTTAAACTATTGTATGACGGTTAATTGTCATCTGCACTTCATACAGGTCATATACAGTTTTAAATGCCCGCTATAAACACGGTGAACACTATAAACCTAGAAGCAGATTCAGGACAGATCAACGTGAGAGATCAAGGAGCAGAACTAGGGCTGGTGAATGCTATAAATCTAGGAGCAGATTCAGGACAGATCAACGTGAGAGATCAAGGAGCAGAACTAGGGCTGGTGAATGCTATAAATCTAGGAGCAGATTCAGGACAGATCAAAGTGAGAGATCAAGGAGCAGATTCAGGAATGATCAACGTGAGAGATCAAGGAGCAGAACTAGGGCTGGTGAACGCTATAAAATTAGGAGCAGATTCAGGACAGATCAACGTGAGAGATCAAGGAGCAGATTCAGGACAGATCAACATGAGAGATCAAGGAGCAGAACTAGGGCTGGTGAACGCTATAAAATTAGGAGCAGATTCAGGAATGATCAACGTGAGAGATCAAGGAGCAGAACTAGGGCTGGTGATCACTATAAATCTAGGAGCAGATTCAGGACAGATCAACGTGAGAGATCAAGGAGCAGATTCAGGACAGATCAACGTGAGAGATCAAGGAGCAGATTCAGGACAGATCAACGTGAGAGATCCAGAAGCAGAACCAGGGCAACTAAACTCTATAGAACAGTGAGCAGATCGAGGGCAGACCAGCGCTATAGATCTTGGAGTGGAAGTAGCCCACCTAGAAGGTATATCTTCTCTTATGACATATGACATAAACATAGACCTTCAGCTCAAGTTACACATTAATTTTCAACTTGAAGATaacaatttattaataaaattattaagcGAACCTCTTTCataattattaatacatgtTTTGATAGCGCagcatacaatataatattatttgtttatagcGGGTCAAACTCCTCATCATCAATTATGCATATTGATCCAGGACCTAATGACTTTAACAACAGTGACATTGATGATACGTAAgtctaaataaatataattattattagtactaacCATGAAATAAATATGACCAAAAAAATCTATCACTTCTTTAATAAATCATCAATACGACAATGAGTGGTTTTCATATACTAACTACACAATAATATATGTGGGATTcacttatcaattatatataaaagaaaaatttctaAAGGCACAAAATTTCTATATCGATTCAAATTGTGGAATTATTTTCCAGCATCGATTAAGATGAACATCTACGTAGTCGTGCTATCAGGTGGTACCAGAAACATCCGAGAAATCGACGAAGAGCAGAActgaaacagaaataaaaacacCATGTACCATTCACATGTGTTATATGTTCATGGCGGTAATGCAATGCAGTTATCTCGTCTCACATGTTTGCGATTCTGGTGTTGGTTTATAGAAAGATAACCATAACTAACATTTATTTCTCTAGTGTGGTGACATATGAGATTTATCCAGCCGGGAGCAAGCAGCAAGGAGATATGCTTGTGTCATCAAATGGGTACAGCTACGTcgtcaataaaatttataaaaagatgGATGGTAGAAAGACAGTCTATTGGATTTGTAGCAAACGAAAAGAATGCAGAGCCAAAGTGACCCAGAGTGACAGCTTTGAATCCGCATACAATGCATCCGGCTTACACAAGTGTCTATCGCAAGAATATCTTCAAGAGCGAACTGCTTTAATAACTCAGGTAAGAGAAGTAATGTTAGAAGCACCCAATCTCATTAATAATCCTCAAAACtaatttaatgtaaagtttgGCTGAAGCTTTTCATACTAAATATTAGCATATGAAAAAGCTGTACATG
This region includes:
- the LOC137407157 gene encoding circumsporozoite protein-like, with the translated sequence MPAINTVNTINLEADSGQINVRDQGAELGLVNAINLGADSGQINVRDQGAELGLVNAINLGADSGQIKVRDQGADSGMINVRDQGAELGLVNAIKLGADSGQINVRDQGADSGQINMRDQGAELGLVNAIKLGADSGMINVRDQGAELGLVITINLGADSGQINVRDQGADSGQINVRDQGADSGQINVRDPEAEPGQLNSIEQ